A portion of the Haemophilus influenzae genome contains these proteins:
- a CDS encoding restriction endonuclease subunit S: MSKLGNYISVQNGYAFKSKDFIKNLSGMPVIKIGNVTGGSFIDLSSYDTISEEIARKVKSFQTKDDDILIAMTGANVGKVSRIAKGTQPCLINQRVGRLILKEDCPYSSDFIYYLVSSNKSFQYFSNTADGAAQPNISGKLIEDLEFPDISPKSANKAGKHLKVLDEKIQLNTQINQTLEQIAQALFKSWFVDFDPVRAKVQALSEGMSLEQAELAAMQTISGKTPEELTALSQTQPDRYAELAETAKAFPCEMVEVDGGEVPKGWEKTTLSEICEMQNGYAFKSFDWMEQGIPVIKIGSVKPIIVEVEVEGNGFVSEDYSKLKPDFLLTSSDILVGLTGYVGEVGRIPTGKIAMLNQRVAKFLPKEIDKNHCFYNYIYCLARQSQFKEFAEINAKGSAQANISTKELLKFPIIKANDKLHILFENRVKELLERILWNSQNAETLAKTRDLLLPRLLNGEV, translated from the coding sequence ATGAGTAAACTTGGTAATTATATCTCGGTACAAAATGGATATGCTTTCAAAAGCAAAGATTTTATAAAGAATTTATCTGGAATGCCTGTAATTAAAATTGGTAATGTAACTGGTGGCAGTTTTATTGATTTGAGTAGCTATGACACTATATCAGAAGAAATTGCAAGAAAAGTAAAATCTTTTCAGACAAAAGATGACGATATTTTAATTGCAATGACAGGAGCAAATGTGGGGAAAGTCTCTCGAATTGCAAAAGGAACTCAACCCTGTCTGATTAATCAACGTGTTGGTCGTCTTATATTAAAAGAAGATTGCCCATACTCATCTGATTTTATTTATTATTTAGTAAGTTCAAATAAAAGTTTCCAATATTTTTCTAATACAGCTGATGGCGCAGCACAACCTAATATCAGCGGAAAACTTATTGAAGATCTAGAATTTCCAGATATTTCGCCCAAATCAGCTAATAAAGCAGGAAAACACTTAAAGGTACTGGATGAAAAAATCCAACTCAACACCCAAATCAACCAAACCTTGGAACAAATCGCTCAAGCCCTGTTTAAAAGCTGGTTTGTCGATTTCGATCCCGTGCGCGCCAAAGTCCAAGCCCTTTCAGAGGGCATGAGCCTTGAACAAGCGGAACTGGCAGCCATGCAGACAATCAGCGGAAAAACACCCGAAGAACTGACCGCACTTTCACAAACACAACCTGACCGCTACGCCGAATTAGCCGAAACCGCCAAAGCGTTTCCGTGTGAGATGGTGGAGGTTGATGGGGGCGAGGTGCCGAAGGGGTGGGAAAAAACAACACTTTCAGAAATTTGTGAAATGCAAAATGGTTATGCATTCAAAAGTTTTGACTGGATGGAGCAAGGTATACCTGTTATTAAAATTGGATCTGTTAAGCCAATAATTGTAGAAGTAGAAGTAGAAGGAAATGGTTTTGTTTCTGAAGACTACTCAAAATTAAAACCTGATTTCTTGCTTACAAGCAGCGATATTTTAGTTGGCTTAACAGGTTATGTTGGTGAAGTTGGACGCATTCCAACAGGAAAAATTGCAATGCTAAATCAACGAGTAGCAAAATTCTTACCAAAAGAGATAGATAAGAATCATTGTTTCTATAATTACATTTATTGCTTAGCACGACAATCCCAATTTAAAGAGTTTGCGGAAATAAATGCTAAAGGATCCGCACAGGCAAATATCAGCACAAAAGAACTACTCAAATTCCCGATTATCAAAGCAAATGATAAATTACATATTTTGTTTGAAAATAGAGTAAAAGAACTTTTAGAAAGAATTTTATGGAATTCTCAAAACGCTGAAACTTTAGCTAAGACTAGAGATTTATTATTACCTAGATTGTTAAATGGGGAAGTTTAA
- the rbfA gene encoding 30S ribosome-binding factor RbfA, which produces MAREFKRSDRVAQEIQKEIAVILQREVKDPRIGMVTVSDVEVSSDLSYAKIFVTFLFDHDETAIEQGMKGLEKASPYIRSLLGKAMRLRIVPEIRFIYDQSLVEGMRMSNLVTNVVREDEKKHVEESN; this is translated from the coding sequence ATGGCAAGAGAATTTAAACGTAGCGATCGCGTCGCTCAAGAAATACAAAAAGAAATAGCAGTCATTTTACAACGCGAAGTGAAAGATCCCCGTATTGGGATGGTGACGGTTTCTGATGTGGAAGTATCAAGTGATTTATCTTACGCAAAAATCTTTGTGACTTTTTTATTTGATCACGATGAAACGGCAATTGAGCAAGGCATGAAAGGCTTAGAAAAAGCATCGCCTTATATTCGTTCATTACTAGGCAAAGCGATGCGTTTACGTATCGTGCCAGAGATTCGCTTTATTTACGATCAATCCTTAGTGGAAGGGATGCGTATGTCAAATCTTGTAACAAATGTTGTGCGTGAAGATGAGAAAAAACACGTTGAGGAAAGCAACTAA
- the truB gene encoding tRNA pseudouridine(55) synthase TruB codes for MSRPRKRWRDVDGVFLLDKPQGMSSNDIMQRVKRLFQANKAGHTGALDPLATGMLPICLGEATKFSQFLLDADKRYLVTAKLGERTDTSDAEGQVVETREVYVETQQILTALEQFRGDILQVPTMFSALKHNGKPLYEYARQGITVDREARPITIFELNFIEYHAPFLTLEVHCSKGTYIRTLVDDLGEVLGCGAHVTMLRRTAVADYPVAEMMPIDELELLAESFPLSELDRLLLPTDTAVSKLPALHLDVEQSKAIGFGQRVKFANEQQLSGQVRLFSAENLFLGVALIDGNIIRPQRLITQSA; via the coding sequence ATGTCTAGACCTCGTAAACGCTGGCGTGATGTTGATGGTGTGTTTTTGTTGGATAAACCACAAGGCATGTCATCAAATGACATCATGCAAAGGGTGAAGCGTTTATTTCAAGCGAATAAAGCAGGGCATACTGGCGCGCTCGATCCGTTGGCAACGGGAATGTTGCCAATTTGCTTGGGTGAAGCAACTAAGTTTTCACAATTTTTGCTTGATGCCGATAAGCGTTATCTTGTTACGGCAAAATTAGGCGAACGTACCGATACTTCCGATGCGGAAGGGCAAGTCGTGGAAACTCGTGAAGTTTATGTTGAAACTCAGCAAATTTTGACCGCACTTGAACAATTTCGTGGCGATATTTTGCAAGTGCCGACCATGTTTTCCGCACTAAAACATAACGGTAAACCGCTTTATGAATATGCGCGCCAAGGTATTACGGTTGATCGTGAGGCGCGTCCAATTACGATTTTTGAACTCAATTTTATTGAATATCATGCGCCTTTTTTAACCTTAGAAGTACATTGTTCAAAAGGCACTTATATTCGCACCTTAGTAGATGATTTAGGTGAAGTGCTAGGTTGTGGCGCGCATGTGACAATGTTACGCCGCACAGCCGTAGCGGATTACCCCGTAGCAGAAATGATGCCAATTGATGAGCTAGAACTACTTGCTGAAAGTTTTCCATTAAGCGAATTAGATCGACTATTACTTCCAACCGATACCGCAGTAAGTAAATTGCCCGCTTTGCATTTGGATGTAGAGCAGAGTAAAGCCATTGGTTTTGGTCAGCGAGTGAAATTTGCTAATGAACAGCAATTAAGCGGTCAAGTGCGGTTATTTTCAGCGGAGAATTTATTCTTAGGCGTGGCATTAATCGACGGGAATATTATTCGCCCACAACGATTAATTACACAATCCGCATAA
- the tyrA gene encoding bifunctional chorismate mutase/prephenate dehydrogenase, producing MEALKDLRSEIDSLDRELIQLFAKRLELVSQVGKVKHQHGLPIYAPEREIAMLQARRLEAEKAGISADLIEDVLRRFMRESYANENQFGFKTINPDIHKIVIVGGYGKLGGLFARYLRASGYTISILDREDWTVAESILTNADVVIVSVPINITLETIERLKPYLTENMLLADLTSVKREPLEKMLEIHSGAVLGLHPMFGSDIASMAKQVVVRCDGRFPERYEWLLEQIQIWGAKIYQTDATEHDHNMTYIQALRHFSTFANGLHLSKQPINLANLLALSSPIYRLELAMIGRLFAQDAELYADIIMDKSENLAVIETLKQTYDEALTFFENNDRQGFIDAFHKVRDWFGDYSEQFLKESRQLLQQANDLKQG from the coding sequence ATGGAAGCCCTTAAAGATTTACGTTCTGAAATTGATTCGCTTGATCGCGAACTTATCCAACTTTTTGCTAAACGTCTTGAGTTGGTTTCTCAAGTCGGTAAAGTTAAACATCAACATGGATTACCTATTTATGCGCCAGAACGTGAAATAGCAATGCTCCAAGCGCGTCGTTTAGAGGCTGAAAAAGCAGGCATTTCAGCAGATCTGATTGAAGATGTCCTACGCCGTTTTATGCGCGAATCTTATGCCAATGAAAACCAATTTGGCTTTAAAACCATTAATCCTGATATTCACAAAATTGTTATTGTGGGCGGTTATGGTAAATTAGGTGGCTTATTTGCCCGCTATTTACGTGCATCTGGCTATACAATTTCTATTTTAGATCGCGAAGATTGGACGGTGGCTGAAAGTATTTTAACGAATGCTGATGTCGTAATTGTTTCTGTCCCCATCAATATTACTTTGGAAACGATTGAGCGACTAAAACCTTATTTAACGGAAAATATGTTGCTTGCAGATTTAACTTCTGTTAAGCGTGAACCGTTAGAGAAAATGCTTGAAATCCATTCTGGTGCTGTTTTAGGTTTACATCCGATGTTTGGGTCAGATATTGCAAGTATGGCAAAACAAGTGGTTGTGCGTTGTGATGGACGTTTTCCTGAACGTTACGAATGGTTACTTGAGCAAATTCAAATTTGGGGAGCAAAAATTTATCAAACCGATGCCACAGAACACGATCACAATATGACTTATATACAAGCCTTGCGTCATTTTTCGACTTTTGCGAATGGTTTACACCTTTCCAAACAGCCCATTAATCTCGCTAATTTATTGGCGCTTTCTTCTCCTATTTATCGCTTAGAACTTGCGATGATCGGTCGCTTATTTGCGCAAGATGCAGAGCTTTACGCAGATATTATTATGGATAAGTCAGAAAATTTAGCGGTAATTGAAACGCTAAAACAAACTTACGACGAAGCCTTAACTTTCTTTGAAAATAATGATCGTCAAGGTTTTATTGATGCTTTCCACAAGGTGCGTGACTGGTTTGGCGATTATTCCGAACAATTCTTAAAAGAAAGCCGTCAGCTATTACAACAGGCAAATGATTTGAAACAAGGGTAG
- the queF gene encoding NADPH-dependent 7-cyano-7-deazaguanine reductase QueF (Catalyzes the NADPH-dependent reduction of 7-cyano-7-deazaguanine (preQ0) to 7-aminomethyl-7-deazaguanine (preQ1) in queuosine biosynthesis), which yields MNYQDNSLKSLKLGQKTEYASQYDRTLLQPVPRALNRDGLGITQNQPFTIGADIWTAYEISWLNEKGLPQVAIADIYLDYQSQNLIESKSFKLYLNSFNQSKFADFNAVQQTMQRDLIECAQGDVKVRLNPVAVYDAQKIEHLQGDCIDEQDIEITSYEFNANWLKDCVSDEIVEEKLVSHLLKSNCLITNQPDWGTLHIHYVGKKINQEKLLRYVVSFRQHNEFHEQCVERIFCDLMHYAKPEKLTVYARYTRRGGLDINPFRSNFENLPENLRLARQ from the coding sequence ATGAATTACCAAGACAACAGCTTAAAATCCTTAAAACTCGGTCAAAAAACGGAATATGCCTCTCAATATGACCGCACTTTATTACAGCCAGTGCCACGCGCGTTAAATCGTGATGGATTGGGAATTACTCAAAACCAACCATTTACTATCGGCGCCGATATTTGGACGGCTTATGAAATCTCGTGGCTCAACGAAAAAGGCTTACCGCAAGTAGCTATCGCAGACATTTATCTGGATTATCAAAGCCAAAATTTGATTGAGTCAAAAAGTTTTAAACTTTATTTAAATAGCTTTAACCAAAGCAAATTTGCCGACTTCAACGCCGTTCAACAAACTATGCAACGCGATTTAATCGAATGTGCTCAAGGCGATGTAAAAGTGCGGTTAAATCCAGTGGCAGTTTATGATGCTCAAAAAATTGAGCATTTACAAGGCGATTGCATTGATGAACAAGATATTGAAATTACTAGCTACGAATTTAACGCTAATTGGCTGAAAGATTGCGTATCGGATGAAATTGTCGAAGAAAAATTAGTCAGCCATTTATTGAAATCTAACTGCCTCATCACAAATCAGCCAGACTGGGGCACCTTGCATATTCATTATGTTGGTAAAAAAATCAATCAGGAAAAATTATTGCGTTACGTTGTATCGTTCCGTCAGCATAATGAATTCCACGAACAATGTGTCGAACGTATTTTTTGCGATTTAATGCACTACGCAAAACCAGAAAAACTCACCGTTTACGCACGCTATACTCGTCGTGGCGGATTAGACATTAATCCATTCCGCTCTAATTTTGAGAATTTACCTGAAAATTTAAGATTGGCGAGACAGTAA
- a CDS encoding Zn-ribbon-containing protein, which yields MYLIETYFRLTTLENNIESQSLLLSAVIDQWRYNGQIIGREIPLYLAEEDGAQGFAMRVICPEQDSLFPQNNNAEVNRALQEAEKCGVIFDGFQLVGDDFNSDQTAENTSPAWQVLYTTHLQSCSPIHSGENLAPIPLYKQLKNQPHLSQDLIKWQENWQACDQLQMNGAVLEQQSLAEISDHQSTLSKHGRYLAQEIAKETGIPTYYYLYRVGGQSLESEKSRCCPSCGANWALKNAIFDTFHFKCDTCRLVSNLSWNFL from the coding sequence ATGTATTTAATCGAAACCTATTTTCGCCTGACTACACTCGAAAATAATATTGAATCACAAAGTCTTTTACTCAGTGCAGTGATCGATCAATGGCGGTATAACGGGCAAATTATCGGACGTGAAATTCCTTTATATTTAGCGGAAGAAGATGGTGCACAAGGTTTTGCTATGCGTGTCATTTGCCCAGAGCAAGATAGTCTTTTCCCGCAAAATAATAACGCAGAAGTGAATCGCGCATTACAAGAAGCAGAAAAGTGCGGTGTAATTTTTGATGGTTTTCAACTTGTGGGCGATGATTTCAATTCAGATCAAACGGCTGAAAATACATCGCCAGCTTGGCAAGTACTTTACACAACTCATTTACAAAGTTGCTCGCCGATTCATAGTGGAGAAAATCTCGCACCAATTCCGTTGTATAAACAGTTGAAAAATCAGCCGCACTTAAGCCAAGATCTGATTAAATGGCAAGAAAATTGGCAAGCCTGCGATCAACTACAAATGAATGGTGCGGTATTAGAACAACAATCTTTGGCAGAAATTTCCGATCATCAAAGCACGCTTTCAAAACACGGACGATATTTAGCTCAAGAAATAGCAAAAGAAACTGGCATACCGACTTACTATTATTTATATCGTGTAGGTGGGCAATCTTTAGAATCTGAAAAATCCCGTTGCTGCCCTTCTTGTGGTGCAAATTGGGCGTTAAAAAATGCGATTTTTGATACCTTTCATTTTAAATGCGATACCTGTCGATTAGTTTCGAACCTATCGTGGAATTTTTTGTAA
- a CDS encoding SufE family protein: MIEQLKQAKNWEDRYRLIIQAGKNLPRPSDNELAQMQPITGCEAQMWFQIMPKNDRTFQFSGFSEARIMNGLLWILFNKINGKTADELNTFDITIFFSELGISQRLSEMRLNGLNQIGQQLKNLCI, encoded by the coding sequence ATGATAGAACAATTAAAACAAGCTAAAAATTGGGAAGATCGCTATCGCCTGATTATTCAAGCAGGCAAAAATTTACCTCGCCCAAGCGATAATGAACTCGCTCAAATGCAACCTATTACTGGCTGCGAAGCACAAATGTGGTTTCAAATTATGCCTAAAAATGACCGCACTTTTCAATTCAGCGGATTTAGCGAAGCCAGAATTATGAATGGCTTACTTTGGATTTTATTTAATAAAATCAATGGTAAAACAGCGGATGAGTTGAATACATTTGATATTACTATATTTTTTAGCGAACTCGGCATTTCACAACGTTTAAGTGAAATGCGTTTAAACGGCTTAAACCAAATCGGACAGCAATTAAAAAATTTATGTATTTAA
- a CDS encoding cysteine desulfurase, protein MAFDVQTFRQAFPYFQREDAVVYLDNAATALKPQVLIDRTAEFYASAGSVHRSQYDAAQTAQYEQARTQVKELINAEDKRAVIWTSGTTHAINLVANGLLPQLNTEDEILISQADHHANFVTLHETAKKCGAKIRVLPILDNWLIDENALISALSEKTKLVALNFVSNVTGTEQPIKRLIQLIRKHSHALVLVDAAQAISHIKIDLQDLDADFLAFSAHKIYGPNGLGVLTGKLTALSQLQPLFFGGKMVDRVSNNRITFAELPYRLEAGTPNIAGVIGFNAILNWLQKWDFTAAEQNAISLSESVKVRLKSYENCRLFNSPQPSTVVCFIFDGIDCSDLSTLLSEQNIALRVGEHCAQPYLARLGERTTLRLSFAPYNTQEDVEAFFTALNKALDLLQ, encoded by the coding sequence ATGGCTTTTGATGTTCAAACTTTCCGTCAAGCATTTCCTTATTTCCAACGTGAAGATGCGGTTGTTTATTTAGATAACGCCGCCACCGCGTTGAAACCTCAAGTGTTAATTGATCGCACCGCTGAATTTTATGCTTCTGCAGGTTCAGTGCATCGTAGTCAATATGATGCAGCCCAAACTGCGCAATATGAACAGGCTCGCACACAAGTTAAAGAATTAATTAATGCAGAAGATAAACGTGCTGTTATTTGGACTTCGGGTACAACTCACGCAATAAACTTAGTGGCAAATGGATTGCTGCCGCAATTAAACACAGAAGATGAAATTCTGATTAGCCAAGCAGATCATCACGCTAATTTTGTTACTTTGCACGAAACGGCGAAAAAGTGCGGTGCAAAAATTCGAGTTTTGCCGATTTTAGATAATTGGCTAATTGATGAAAATGCGCTTATTTCTGCCCTTTCTGAAAAAACAAAACTCGTTGCGCTGAATTTTGTTTCAAATGTCACTGGCACAGAACAGCCGATTAAACGCCTGATTCAACTTATTAGAAAACATAGTCATGCGTTGGTTTTAGTGGATGCAGCACAAGCGATTAGTCATATTAAAATTGATTTACAAGATTTAGATGCCGATTTCCTCGCATTTTCTGCCCATAAAATTTATGGCCCAAATGGGCTTGGCGTTTTAACAGGAAAATTGACCGCACTTTCTCAACTTCAACCGCTCTTTTTCGGTGGAAAAATGGTTGATCGCGTATCAAATAATCGTATTACTTTTGCCGAATTGCCTTATCGTTTAGAAGCTGGCACACCCAATATTGCTGGGGTTATTGGCTTTAATGCCATACTGAATTGGCTACAAAAATGGGATTTTACCGCAGCAGAACAGAACGCTATATCTTTGTCTGAATCCGTCAAAGTGCGGTTAAAATCTTACGAGAATTGCCGATTATTCAACTCACCTCAACCAAGCACCGTTGTTTGCTTTATATTTGACGGCATTGACTGTTCTGATCTTTCTACACTTTTAAGCGAACAAAATATTGCGCTTCGTGTGGGCGAACATTGTGCCCAACCTTATTTAGCACGCTTAGGCGAACGCACCACATTGCGCCTGTCTTTTGCCCCTTATAATACGCAAGAAGATGTAGAGGCATTCTTCACCGCCTTAAATAAAGCACTGGATTTATTACAATGA
- a CDS encoding thermonuclease family protein, translated as MINRKILLTSLLLIFTALSACSREKNTCRVVKISDGDTLTCLTKGNKSIKVRLAEIDAPEKSQAFGQKSKKTLSDLVYQKNVRLAQKGKDRYKRTLAIVYYQDKNINLEMVKQGMAWAYKQYSHDPIYLQAQENAQAKQIGLWADNNPIEPSQWRRQEKNKYGF; from the coding sequence ATGATAAATCGAAAAATACTATTGACGAGTTTATTACTTATTTTTACCGCACTTTCTGCTTGTTCTCGCGAAAAAAATACCTGTCGTGTGGTTAAAATTAGTGATGGCGATACGCTCACTTGCCTCACTAAAGGTAATAAATCCATTAAAGTTCGTTTAGCCGAAATCGACGCACCAGAAAAATCCCAAGCCTTTGGGCAAAAATCGAAAAAAACCTTGTCTGATCTGGTTTATCAAAAAAATGTACGCCTTGCGCAAAAAGGAAAAGATCGCTATAAACGCACATTGGCGATTGTTTATTATCAAGATAAAAATATTAATTTAGAAATGGTTAAACAGGGTATGGCTTGGGCTTATAAACAATATTCTCACGATCCGATTTATCTTCAAGCACAAGAAAATGCACAAGCCAAACAAATTGGTCTTTGGGCGGACAATAATCCAATTGAACCAAGTCAATGGCGCAGACAGGAGAAAAATAAATATGGCTTTTGA
- a CDS encoding CidA/LrgA family protein, with amino-acid sequence MIQKLFLLVRSLVILSIMLYLGNLIAYYIPAGVPGSIWGLLLLFLGLTTRVIHLNWIYLGASLLIRFMAVLFVPVSVGIIKYSDLLREQVNILLVPNIVSTCVTLLVIGFFGHYLYQAQSFTHKRKKVMKHRENQVKQAN; translated from the coding sequence ATGATTCAAAAATTATTTTTATTAGTTCGTTCTTTGGTCATTTTATCCATTATGTTATATCTCGGAAATCTTATTGCTTATTACATTCCAGCTGGCGTTCCGGGAAGCATTTGGGGATTATTGCTACTCTTTTTAGGTTTAACAACACGAGTAATTCATTTAAATTGGATTTATTTAGGTGCAAGTTTGCTAATTCGTTTTATGGCAGTGCTTTTTGTGCCAGTGAGTGTGGGAATTATCAAATATTCTGATTTATTGAGAGAGCAAGTTAATATTTTGCTTGTTCCTAATATTGTGAGTACTTGTGTCACGTTACTTGTTATAGGATTTTTCGGTCATTATTTGTATCAGGCGCAATCTTTTACACATAAACGCAAAAAAGTAATGAAACATAGAGAAAATCAAGTAAAACAAGCGAATTAG
- a CDS encoding CidB/LrgB family autolysis modulator, with amino-acid sequence MQQYIIYFYTFLTIFGFWLALQISKRWKSMIFNTFVLTVLILAVILVIGKIPYDDYMVGNAPINNLLGLSIVALALPLYEQLRQIAKQWKIILSTVVIASFLAMLSGGLLAFLLGATPEMIATVLPKSITTPIAMEVSRHLGGIPAVTAVGVVVAGLQGSIFGYLVLKKLGIKHQEAIGLSVGSVSHALGTVSCMETNPTAGSYSSISLVLCGIISSILAPFVFKLIYFFA; translated from the coding sequence ATGCAGCAGTACATTATTTATTTTTATACATTTTTGACTATTTTTGGATTTTGGCTCGCACTACAAATTAGTAAACGTTGGAAGTCAATGATTTTTAATACTTTTGTTTTAACAGTATTAATTTTGGCGGTGATTTTAGTGATAGGTAAGATTCCTTACGATGATTATATGGTAGGAAATGCGCCTATTAATAATTTACTTGGCTTGAGTATCGTCGCTCTTGCATTGCCTCTTTATGAACAACTTCGTCAAATTGCCAAACAATGGAAAATTATTCTTTCAACGGTGGTTATAGCTTCTTTTTTAGCGATGTTAAGTGGTGGACTTTTAGCATTTCTTTTAGGCGCAACGCCCGAAATGATCGCAACAGTTTTACCTAAATCCATCACAACGCCTATTGCGATGGAAGTTTCTCGTCATTTAGGCGGCATTCCAGCCGTAACTGCAGTTGGTGTTGTGGTTGCAGGTTTGCAAGGATCGATATTTGGTTATCTTGTATTAAAAAAATTAGGTATTAAACATCAAGAAGCCATTGGGCTTTCTGTTGGTTCGGTTTCTCACGCACTTGGTACAGTAAGCTGTATGGAAACTAATCCAACTGCAGGCAGTTACAGTTCTATTTCTCTCGTGCTTTGTGGGATTATTAGTTCTATTCTCGCCCCATTTGTATTTAAGCTCATTTATTTCTTTGCTTAA
- a CDS encoding anti-phage deoxyguanosine triphosphatase produces MKLLTVNSSWTERFLLDPPREKDNRPPFRRDRGRILHSAAFRCLQAKTQIHAIGENDFYRTRLTHSLEVAQIGSSLVAQLKFLETFESLSQTLNIDKNELQKQLKPLLPSNDLIESLCFAHDIGHPPFGHGGETALNYMMAEQGGFEGNAQTFRILTKLEPYTENAGMNLTRRTLLGVVKYPALLDVASPQYAELNFSRNIDPRFVRIHDWIPGKGIFRDDLKMFNWLLENLSENDRTLFGKFKKVRENPAEFLQTSFKSLDCSIMELADDIAYGVHDLEDAIVTGVVNPHQWQAAHSALKQIPSAWLQENIDSISQRLFSDKHFERKQAIGALVNFFITNVRWKLTANFDEPLLRYNAELSPEVIVALGVFKKFVWDYVIRNVDTQRIEYKGQRMLTEMFQIFESDPERLLPRNTANRWRNAPEERKKRIICDYIAGMSDAHALRVYQQL; encoded by the coding sequence ATGAAATTACTTACTGTTAATTCTTCTTGGACAGAACGTTTTCTACTCGATCCTCCACGCGAAAAAGATAATCGTCCACCATTTCGTCGCGATCGTGGGCGAATTTTACATTCTGCCGCCTTTCGTTGCTTACAAGCGAAAACCCAAATACACGCAATTGGCGAAAATGATTTTTATCGCACTCGCTTAACTCATTCTTTGGAAGTGGCTCAGATTGGCAGTAGTCTCGTTGCACAACTTAAATTTTTAGAAACCTTTGAAAGCCTTTCGCAAACATTAAATATTGATAAAAACGAGTTGCAAAAGCAGTTGAAACCTTTATTGCCGAGTAACGATCTTATTGAGAGTTTGTGTTTTGCTCATGATATTGGTCATCCGCCTTTTGGGCATGGTGGCGAAACGGCATTAAATTATATGATGGCAGAGCAGGGCGGTTTTGAAGGCAATGCGCAAACCTTTAGAATTTTAACAAAACTTGAGCCTTATACTGAAAATGCAGGGATGAATCTAACGCGTAGAACACTATTGGGTGTCGTGAAATATCCCGCGTTGTTAGATGTGGCTTCGCCTCAATATGCAGAACTTAATTTTTCTCGCAATATCGATCCTCGTTTTGTGCGTATTCACGATTGGATTCCAGGAAAAGGCATTTTCCGTGATGATTTAAAAATGTTTAATTGGTTGCTGGAAAATCTTTCTGAAAATGACCGCACTTTATTTGGGAAATTTAAAAAAGTGCGGGAAAATCCAGCTGAATTTTTACAGACGAGCTTTAAATCTTTGGATTGTAGCATTATGGAATTGGCAGATGATATCGCCTATGGCGTACATGATTTAGAAGATGCCATTGTGACTGGCGTGGTAAATCCTCATCAATGGCAAGCGGCACATTCCGCATTGAAACAAATTCCTTCAGCTTGGTTGCAAGAAAATATTGATTCAATTAGCCAACGACTTTTCTCTGATAAACATTTTGAACGAAAACAAGCCATTGGTGCATTGGTGAACTTTTTTATTACTAATGTGCGGTGGAAATTAACGGCAAATTTTGATGAACCTTTGTTACGTTATAACGCAGAGCTGTCACCTGAAGTGATTGTTGCACTTGGTGTATTTAAAAAATTTGTTTGGGATTATGTTATTCGCAATGTGGATACTCAACGAATCGAATATAAAGGGCAGAGAATGCTAACAGAAATGTTCCAAATTTTTGAATCTGATCCAGAGCGTTTATTACCGAGAAATACTGCAAATCGTTGGCGTAATGCCCCTGAAGAAAGGAAGAAGCGGATTATTTGCGATTATATTGCAGGCATGTCGGATGCACACGCCTTGAGGGTATATCAACAACTTTGA